The region GCGCGCGAGCACAATCTGCGGGACGTCGAGGTCAGGATCCCGCTCGGCACGCTTACGGTCGTCACCGGAGTGTCCGGCTCCGGCAAGAGCACGCTGATCCACGACGTGCTGTACCGGGCGCTGGAGAACAAGCTGCACGGTGAGCACACCGCCAAGCAGCATCTGGGAGAGCGCGTCGGGGAATTCGACACGATCACGGGCTGGGACGCGATCGACGACGTCGTGCTGATCGACCAGAGCCCAATCGGCCGGACGCCGCGATCGAATCCGGTCACGTACGTGAAGGCGTTCGACGAGATCCGGCGGATCTTCGCCGCGACGCCGCTCGCGCGCGAGCGGCGGTACACGCCCGGCACGTTCAGCTTCAACGTGGCGGGCGGGCGCTGCGAGGTGTGCGAGGGCGCGGGCGCGCTCGAGGTCGAGATGGTGTTCATGGCCGACGTGTTCGTGCCGTGCGAGGAGTGCGGCGGCAAGCGGTTCAAGCCGGACGTGCTCGAGGTGCGCGTCCACGGCCGCAACATCTACGAGGTGCTCGACCTCACCGTGGATCAGGCGATCCGGTTCTTTCCGCGCGAGGAGAAGCTCGGGCAGACCCTCTGGCACGTGCAGCAGGTGGGGCTCGGCTATCTCCGGCTAGGGCAGCCGGCCACGACGTTGTCCGGCGGCGAGGCGCAGCGGATCAAGATCGCGCGCGAGCTGTCGCAGTCGGCGAAGCGCAGCGGCCGCAAGCTGTACGTGATGGACGAGCCCACCACCGGATTGCATCTGGAAGACATCCGCAAGCTCGCGCTGGTGCTCGAGCGGCTGGTGGATCACGGGCACACGCTGGTGCTGATCGAGCACAATCTCGACGTGATCAAGCTGGCGGACTGGGTGATCGATCTCGGACCGGAGGGCGGAGACCGCGGCGGTACGATCGTCGCGACCGGCACGCCGGAGGAGGTCGCGCGAGTTGAAGAGTCGTACACGGGGCAATGGCTCGCGCCGCTGCTGGCCAGGCAGGAGAAGCGCGAGCGCGCGGCGCGCAAGCGGAACCGCGCCGGCTGAGATCCGCTACAAACGCCGCCGCTGCATCCGCCGCATCGCTAGGGCGACCAGCCGGCGTGGCACGAAGCGCTGCGCCTGGACCACGAGCTTGTTCCGCGCCCCGGGAACCGCCACGCGCCACCCGGCCAGCATCGCGCGGTAGCCGAACTCCGCGACGTCGCCCGCGTCGGCCACGTCCAGGTTCGGGAGCCTGACGCTCTTCATCCCGGCGACCCGCGCGAACTCCGTCTCGGTGGGGCCCGGGCAGAGGCACGTCACGCTGATTCCGGAATGCGCGAGCTCCTCCGCCACCGCCTGTGAGAAGCTGAGCACGAAGGCCTTGCTGGCGTAATACACGCTCTGCAGCGGGCCCGGGAAAAACGCCGCGGTGGATGCCACGTTCAGCACGTACCCCGCGCGCCGCTTGAGCATGGGCGCGATGAACAGCTTGGTGAGGTGCATGAGCGCGGTGATGTTCACCTGCACCATCGTGATCTCGCGCTCGATCGGCGTTTCGCTGAACTCGCCGGCGAGCCCGAAGCCCGCGTTGTTCACGAGCACGTCCACTTCGATGCGGGCGTCCCGCACGGCGGCGAAGATCCGCTCCGGCGCTTCGGGGTCGCCGAGGTCGTCGACGATCACGGTGGCGGTGATGCCGTGCTTCCCTTCCAGCGCGCCGGCGAGGGCTTCGAGCGCGTCGCGCCGGCGGGCTACGAGCACTACGTCGTGGTCGTGCGCGGCGAAGACTTTGGCGAGCTCGGCGCCGATTCCGGCGGATGCGCCGGTGATCAGCGCTGTCTTTCGCCGGCGCGGGTCGAATTCAGGAAGGATTTGGCTCATGGTTCGTGGTTTGTTCCGCAAACCACGAACCACGAGCCGCAAACCGACATTTATGGCGAGCCGAGGTTTATCGCGAAGGGACCCATCCCGTGCAACTGCACCACGGTGACGCCGCGCGCGCCGCCGAAGTGCGGCAACCTCGCCGGAGCGTACAGGAAATCGCCCGCCTGATACTCCTTGATGGCGGCCGCGTTGAACGTGCCGCCCATTCCGAGGCGAAATACCCCCGACAGCACTGTGATGTGCTCGCTCATCGGATGCCAGTGCGGCGGGAACTCGTAGCCGTCGGGGAACCGGAGCCGCAGGGTGTAATCGCCGGTGCCCCCCGGGTCCCCGTGGATCACGGCCATCGTCGCGCCCGCGGCGAAGCCCGGGACCACGAGATCGGTCCAGGTGATTGCGGACGCCGCGCGAGTCTCCATGTCGGACATGTCGGCGACGACAGCGGGTCCGGCGGGAGCCGGTTCGGGCATGGGCTGTGAGCTGGTCACGATGTCGCTGGCGATCACCCAGTTACCGTCGACCTTGTGCCAGACAGTCGTGTAGCTGCCGGCGTCATTGACTCGACCGTGCGGAGCGTCGAAGCGCATCGTGTAGCTGCCTACTTCGGTGGCGATGTCGCCGCTGCGCGCGACGGTGACGGTCGTGGGCTGCCAGTTGAGCGAGAGATTCGGCAGCGCCACCGTGCCGCGCCATCCTTCTCTGATCGCGTTGACGCCGGTCATGACCGGTGTGTTCGGCATCATCGCGGTCGCCGAAGGCGCGTGGAATGCCGCGATCGCGTCTACGTCTTTCGCGGTGACCGCGCGGTTCATCGCCGCGCTTCGGGCGCGGATCGCCTCCTCTTCCGTCGCGGGATTGACGGAAACCGTCGCGCAGGCCGAGATGGCCATTATGAGACCGGAAGCCAGCGCGACGTGCCGCAGTCCTGGAGTCATGAGTCCTCCTTTTTGTCGTGAAGCGCGGAAACTTTCAGCTTTCGGGAAAGCCTGTCAAGCGAGCCCGGCCGACCGGCGTTGGGTCAAACCCAACGCCGGCCGACCTCGCGGGTTGAAGCGGCGGCCGCGAACCGGTTAGATTTCAAGGTTATTCCCGAGTAGCTCAGTTGGTAGAGCAGGTGACTGTTAATCACCGGGTCGGGGGTTCGAGTCCCTCCTCGGGAGCTGACTTACCCAAATAACAAACGGGCCGATCTCTCGGCCCGTTTTTTTTCGTCCGGCGCGGTGAGACGCCGTTCAGCTTGCTTCGGTCGTGCAACACCCGGCACTGCAGCTGACCCATGCCGGCCCGTCCATAGCCGGGACGAGAAGGTCGTCGCCGCTGGCGTTCGGCCCCGAGCCAGCGTCGCTCGAACGGCTGCGACGGTGCATCTCGGCCTTCTCATCGCATGTATAAAACGACGCCTCCGAAACGGGCGGCGGGCCGCCATGCTGGCAATACCGGAACAGTCCGTTCTCCTTCACCACCCTGACCTTGTCGCCTGGAACCGAGTTCGCAGAGACTTCAAGAATGGCATACTCCCCCTCCGACGCCGCCTTCGGAAATGAGATGATGTACGAGGTGTCACCCGAAGTCAGATTCCACCTCGCGTCTCTGCTCGTGCCGAAGTTGACCAGGCGCGCGGTCAGCACCCCCGTGTTGGCCGTGTTTCCTTGACCGAGAATGCGGGAATAGCTCGCCGCGCAAATCTGGATGACGGTGGGGGTGGGCGTGGTAGAGGTGCGTGCTGCCCACGTGCAGCCTTCCCACGTAACCTGCTCTCCTAGACCTCTGAGCACGGCTCGAGGTAGCTGATTGAGAGGTCCTGCTGGCAAACTAACCCCGGTGAAGAATCCCGCGCCCGGCGCGGGCGCGGGCGCCGGCTCCGGAACCGGAACGGGAGCGCACGCACCCAGTGCGACGGCCATCGCCGAGATCGTGCAGGTCCACCTCGAGTATCGGGACTTCATTCGGATCTCCCGCGCAAAATGTGAATCGGGCAACCGATCGCGATGTTCCTACCGGATCGGCCTTCGGACGCTGTCCACGCTGGCTCTGAGCGCCGGGTCGGCGTTCATCCATAATATTGCAACCGCCTGCGACCACTTGCGAGCCTTGGCTCCATCGCGTGCCGCTAGCCGCCAGCGCGTCGCCATCATCCGGGTGAGTATGGCATACTCCAACGGATACCTCAGCGTCGACGCGCTGATGCTCGACAAGCCGTCGAGAGTTCCATCGAGCCTCCTGATCGCTGCCGACGTGTCTCCCAATGCCAGGAGCAGCGCCACTTCCCGCGTGATGAGCATCGGACTGACGTCAGCTGCTCGCAAGTCCGACCGGCTGAGCTCCACTGAATCGAGCACCGCCCGGGCACGACGCGAATCTCCCGCCGAGAAGGCCTGCTGCGCCGCCACGACGCTTTCCTGTCCGCGAATGGCACCGAGCCCCCGACCCTCCGCACATGGCACGGAAAACGAGAGGACTGTTCCAACGACGCGGTCGCTGAGACCGTTTCGTCGATCAGGCGGCGCATGAATTCGAATCAGGTCACCGAGGCTTCGCTCGACGGCGGGAGGACGGACGTGGCAGATGCCCAGGGCCGCGTTTGCCAGAGCCTCGCCGGCAGCCCGGCTCACCGCTTGATGCAAGTCTTCAGCGCCGGCATAACTCGGCCAAAAAAACTGCAACGCGGCCGCGAGTCGGTCGCTCCTGCCTGTAAGTCCGCTCAGCCGCGCAACAGATTGCCAGTTCTCCTCCGTTGTTTCATCGAAAGTCGTCAACGCGGAATCCCCTATCAGCCGAGCGCCAGCGAAGTCCCCGGCCTTGAGGCTCACTCGCGCCTGCGCCTCAGCCAAGAGCAACCGTTCCAATGTCGTCTTGGCGTAGCCTTTGGCTGTCCGCAGGCTCGCGGTCGCGGCGTCAAAATCTCCGCGCACTTCGAATATCGAGGCGCGGGCCGTATGTGCCTCCGAGCTTCGCGGGTAAATGCGCGTCCATGTCTCCGTGAGCTCGAGCATGATCCGTCGATTTCGCTCCAGCGCCCGAAGTCGCAGTGCGCGCGAAGCGGGATCGCGCTCCTTCTCGAAGTAAGGACGCGGATACGGCGTGTGAGAAAGCGTATCGGGGGACAG is a window of Gemmatimonadaceae bacterium DNA encoding:
- a CDS encoding SDR family oxidoreductase; the encoded protein is MSQILPEFDPRRRKTALITGASAGIGAELAKVFAAHDHDVVLVARRRDALEALAGALEGKHGITATVIVDDLGDPEAPERIFAAVRDARIEVDVLVNNAGFGLAGEFSETPIEREITMVQVNITALMHLTKLFIAPMLKRRAGYVLNVASTAAFFPGPLQSVYYASKAFVLSFSQAVAEELAHSGISVTCLCPGPTETEFARVAGMKSVRLPNLDVADAGDVAEFGYRAMLAGWRVAVPGARNKLVVQAQRFVPRRLVALAMRRMQRRRL
- a CDS encoding DUF4440 domain-containing protein, whose product is MTPGLRHVALASGLIMAISACATVSVNPATEEEAIRARSAAMNRAVTAKDVDAIAAFHAPSATAMMPNTPVMTGVNAIREGWRGTVALPNLSLNWQPTTVTVARSGDIATEVGSYTMRFDAPHGRVNDAGSYTTVWHKVDGNWVIASDIVTSSQPMPEPAPAGPAVVADMSDMETRAASAITWTDLVVPGFAAGATMAVIHGDPGGTGDYTLRLRFPDGYEFPPHWHPMSEHITVLSGVFRLGMGGTFNAAAIKEYQAGDFLYAPARLPHFGGARGVTVVQLHGMGPFAINLGSP